Proteins co-encoded in one Streptomyces sp. NBC_01283 genomic window:
- a CDS encoding TerD family protein — MAREFQRGHKAKISDLTAGTDLYVGVQISAPGLSFDISCFGLDADERLSDDSYFIFFNQPKSPEESIQLLGAQAGDTESFRVTLDRIPAQIQKLSFTATIDGAGQMSQVAPGYIRIVAGGEEVARYSFNGAEFSTERAVMLGDFYMKDVWRFAAIGQGFDGGLDALLKNFGGEVAEEEPAPQAPQATGAPSFAPPAQATTPPAFGAPATPAQTPAPAPAPAPAPAPAPAQNFAPPQGSTPPPAQAPDPSVHAAQTIIAPMTPPQGGTVPPPPAPAPYGQPGQQPQQPQQPQQPQQPQFGQVPGQSAPPPPGYGQQPSAPMPPGYGQQPSGQFPGQPAAPSPYGAGVPQGAPQAGGVAAALAAYREAPTGQRWTQQNEKLVRVDLGVSEQAVLARQGSMVLYQGKVEFSYKGAGFAGRVVGNATGQEMQLMRCSGRGQVFLAEEATHLHPIELQGDAICVSAENVLAFDESLQHEVRRIEGHGIPGGALFVMQFQGSGTVIVKTHGVPVVLPVTPTTFADCHAVVAWSAAAQAIVSSQVRARSNAYAGSTGESVNLQFRGAPGNFIIVQPFEV; from the coding sequence ATGGCCAGGGAATTCCAACGCGGCCACAAGGCCAAGATCAGTGACCTCACCGCAGGGACCGATCTGTACGTAGGTGTGCAGATCTCCGCCCCCGGGCTGAGCTTCGACATCAGCTGCTTCGGCCTGGACGCGGACGAGCGCCTGTCGGACGACAGTTACTTCATCTTCTTCAACCAGCCGAAGTCGCCCGAGGAGTCCATCCAGCTCCTCGGCGCGCAGGCGGGCGACACGGAGTCCTTCCGGGTCACGCTCGACCGGATCCCGGCGCAGATCCAGAAGCTGTCGTTCACCGCGACGATCGACGGCGCCGGACAGATGTCGCAGGTCGCCCCCGGGTACATCCGGATCGTCGCCGGCGGCGAGGAAGTGGCCCGCTACTCCTTCAACGGCGCCGAGTTCTCGACCGAACGTGCCGTCATGCTGGGCGACTTCTATATGAAGGACGTCTGGCGGTTCGCCGCGATCGGCCAGGGCTTCGACGGCGGTCTCGACGCGCTCCTGAAGAACTTCGGCGGCGAGGTCGCCGAGGAGGAGCCCGCGCCGCAGGCACCGCAGGCCACCGGCGCCCCGTCGTTCGCGCCGCCCGCCCAGGCCACCACGCCGCCCGCGTTCGGAGCTCCGGCGACACCCGCGCAGACCCCGGCCCCGGCTCCCGCCCCAGCCCCTGCCCCCGCGCCCGCGCCCGCCCAGAACTTCGCGCCGCCGCAGGGCTCCACTCCGCCGCCCGCCCAGGCCCCCGACCCGTCGGTGCACGCGGCGCAGACGATCATCGCGCCGATGACCCCGCCGCAGGGCGGCACCGTGCCGCCCCCGCCGGCCCCCGCGCCGTACGGTCAGCCCGGCCAGCAGCCGCAGCAGCCGCAGCAGCCGCAGCAGCCGCAGCAGCCGCAGTTCGGCCAGGTCCCCGGCCAGTCGGCGCCCCCGCCGCCCGGATACGGCCAGCAGCCGAGCGCCCCGATGCCTCCCGGCTACGGCCAGCAGCCCTCCGGCCAGTTCCCCGGTCAGCCCGCCGCCCCTTCCCCGTACGGAGCCGGCGTCCCCCAGGGCGCTCCGCAGGCCGGCGGCGTGGCAGCGGCTCTCGCCGCGTACCGCGAGGCCCCCACCGGGCAGCGCTGGACGCAGCAGAACGAGAAGCTGGTCCGCGTCGACCTCGGCGTCAGCGAGCAGGCCGTGCTCGCCCGGCAGGGCAGCATGGTGCTCTACCAGGGCAAGGTCGAGTTCAGCTACAAGGGCGCGGGCTTCGCGGGCCGCGTCGTGGGCAACGCGACCGGCCAGGAGATGCAGCTGATGCGCTGCTCCGGCCGCGGCCAGGTCTTCCTCGCCGAGGAAGCCACCCACCTGCACCCCATCGAGCTCCAGGGGGACGCGATCTGCGTCTCCGCGGAGAACGTCCTCGCGTTCGACGAGTCGCTCCAGCACGAGGTGCGCAGGATCGAGGGCCACGGCATCCCCGGTGGCGCGCTGTTCGTCATGCAGTTCCAGGGCAGCGGCACGGTCATCGTCAAGACGCACGGCGTGCCCGTCGTCCTGCCCGTCACGCCCACGACGTTCGCCGACTGCCACGCCGTGGTCGCCTGGTCGGCGGCGGCACAGGCGATCGTCTCCAGCCAGGTCCGGGCGCGCAGCAACGCGTACGCGGGCTCCACGGGGGAGAGCGTGAACCTCCAGTTCCGGGGTGCGCCCGGGAACTTCATCATCGTCCAGCCGTTCGAGGTCTGA